In uncultured Ilyobacter sp., a genomic segment contains:
- a CDS encoding amidohydrolase, producing the protein MVSMIIKNINILTMNKNKDIIENGVLVIKDNLIFDMGDESLLKKYSCENIIDGKNGILIPGMINTHTHTSMVVFRSLGDDVKDRLKRYLFPLEKILVDKDLVYLGAKYGIMEMLLGGVTTFTDMYYYEDQVARAAKEFGIRGVLGETIVDFPSPDSKEPYGGLEYSKWFIEKWIDDDLITPAVAPHAIYTNDKKSLQKAAELSEKYDIPMMMHVAEMGYELEECEKKYNMTPVEYLDSIGVLNERFISAHSILVTEKDIDLLHKKSVGISHNMGANSKGAKGVAPISEMYKRDMKIGLGTDGPMSGNTLDVLTQMPLVGKIHKLFNEDRSIFPANEILEMATIGGARVLNLDHEIGSIEIGKKADLVLFETDSINMQPIYDFYSVLVYSANPGNIDTVIVDGEILVKNKKIFQEKNNPSKIIEELKALKNKILETANKL; encoded by the coding sequence ATGGTCTCAATGATTATAAAAAATATCAATATCCTCACTATGAATAAAAATAAAGATATTATAGAAAATGGAGTCTTAGTAATCAAGGATAATCTTATATTTGATATGGGTGATGAAAGTCTTCTAAAAAAATATTCCTGTGAGAACATTATTGACGGAAAAAATGGAATTTTGATCCCGGGAATGATAAATACACATACTCACACATCTATGGTTGTATTTAGAAGTCTTGGGGACGACGTCAAGGATCGTCTTAAGAGGTACTTGTTTCCTTTGGAAAAAATACTGGTTGATAAGGATTTGGTATATCTAGGAGCAAAATACGGAATTATGGAGATGCTCTTGGGCGGAGTAACCACTTTTACAGATATGTATTACTATGAAGACCAGGTTGCCAGGGCTGCAAAAGAGTTTGGTATAAGAGGAGTACTAGGAGAAACCATAGTTGACTTTCCTTCTCCTGATTCAAAGGAACCCTATGGGGGACTTGAGTACAGCAAGTGGTTTATAGAAAAATGGATCGATGATGACCTCATAACTCCAGCAGTGGCTCCCCATGCTATTTATACCAACGATAAAAAATCTTTACAAAAGGCAGCTGAATTATCAGAAAAATATGACATCCCTATGATGATGCATGTTGCAGAGATGGGGTATGAACTTGAGGAATGTGAAAAAAAATATAACATGACACCGGTGGAATATTTGGACAGTATAGGGGTTCTAAACGAAAGGTTTATCTCTGCACATTCGATACTGGTGACGGAAAAAGATATAGATCTATTGCATAAAAAAAGTGTGGGAATTTCCCATAATATGGGAGCAAATTCAAAAGGTGCTAAAGGGGTCGCCCCAATTTCAGAAATGTATAAAAGGGATATGAAAATAGGTCTAGGAACAGATGGGCCCATGAGTGGCAACACATTAGATGTTCTAACCCAGATGCCTTTAGTGGGAAAAATACATAAACTCTTTAATGAAGACCGAAGCATATTCCCTGCTAATGAAATTTTGGAAATGGCCACAATTGGAGGCGCAAGAGTATTAAATTTAGATCATGAGATTGGCTCTATAGAAATTGGTAAAAAGGCTGATTTAGTTTTATTTGAAACAGATTCCATAAACATGCAGCCTATCTACGACTTTTATTCTGTCTTAGTCTACTCTGCGAATCCGGGAAATATTGATACTGTTATAGTCGATGGAGAAATCTTGGTAAAAAATAAAAAAATATTTCAAGAAAAAAATAATCCTTCAAAAATAATAGAGGAACTAAAAGCATTAAAAAATAAGATACTTGAAACAGCTAATAAATTATAA
- a CDS encoding patatin family protein encodes MKGIGLVLEGGGLRGIYTAGVLDFFLEKNLEFNYAVGVSAGAIYPASYVSKQKKRNFYTQMKYLNDKRYMGVKYLLTTGSYINIDFTYKKMAYELVPFDFEAFMNSKIDFKVGAFNCRTGKTDYFSREDFLSKEKVLEILIASGSLPYISKEVFIEDEPYLDGGIASPIPIKKSIEDGNSKHVVILTQDSSYKKSPLRYRGMTKLFYKKYPKVASALINRHKVYNDSIKILEELEKSGNAYLIRPEEKINVARLETDLDKIKKIYKLGIRDAERHYENLLRWIKK; translated from the coding sequence GTGAAAGGCATAGGTTTGGTTCTTGAAGGGGGAGGTTTGAGAGGTATATACACTGCGGGAGTTTTAGATTTTTTCTTAGAGAAAAATCTGGAATTCAACTATGCTGTGGGAGTATCTGCAGGAGCAATATACCCAGCCTCATATGTATCCAAACAAAAGAAAAGAAACTTTTATACCCAGATGAAATATCTCAATGACAAGAGGTATATGGGGGTGAAATATCTCTTGACCACAGGGAGCTATATAAATATAGACTTTACCTATAAAAAAATGGCCTATGAGCTGGTCCCCTTTGATTTTGAAGCTTTTATGAATTCAAAAATTGATTTTAAGGTAGGGGCCTTTAACTGCAGGACCGGTAAAACAGATTATTTTTCTAGGGAAGATTTTTTGAGCAAAGAAAAAGTTTTGGAGATATTAATCGCCTCGGGAAGTCTTCCCTATATCTCAAAAGAGGTGTTTATAGAGGATGAACCCTATCTTGACGGGGGGATAGCAAGCCCTATACCTATCAAGAAATCTATTGAGGACGGGAACTCTAAACATGTGGTTATTTTGACTCAGGATTCATCTTATAAGAAGTCTCCACTGAGGTATAGGGGGATGACCAAGCTTTTTTACAAGAAATATCCCAAAGTTGCCTCGGCCCTCATAAACAGACATAAGGTTTATAATGACTCCATTAAAATACTTGAAGAACTTGAAAAATCAGGGAATGCATATCTCATCAGACCAGAGGAAAAAATAAATGTCGCAAGATTGGAAACAGATTTAGATAAAATCAAAAAAATTTATAAGCTGGGGATCAGAGATGCAGAAAGGCATTATGAAAATCTCTTGAGATGGATAAAAAAATAA
- a CDS encoding adenine deaminase C-terminal domain-containing protein, whose amino-acid sequence MELDLIVKNVQVYNSYLKKFIHGDVGILDGKFLYIGNISEIQDEELKAKKVIDGHSKYMIPGLIDIHMHVESSMTTPFQFSQGVAPHGVTTLVADPHEMANVFGIDGIKEMINSSKNSAVDFFYGIPSSVPSTNKDLETTGASIEAEDVESLLDMENVCCLGEVMNFKDLVGDQESTINKIIKKIKNKKPHMRIEGHCPKISGLDLARFIYQGVDADHTQQTPASLEEKIKNGMFMEIQEKSMTEENIKYLVENELYEHFCLVTDDTMADKLVQGHLNKLVKKAISMGVPKDMAIYVSTYTPARRMLLDDRGSIAPGKIADFVLLESIEEFHINKVYKNGKLIFDGKVEYKESENKFPEKFYNSIKLGILKETDFQVRAPIQDGLVECRAIKVIPQSTFTIEKETTLPVENNKLQWENSGYCLISVFNRYGNGKDKAFGLVTGSIIKEGAIATSYAHDHHNLMVMGRNSKDMVIASNWVIENGGGYCVVKDGKIIAGVELPIGGIISDERIDLLAEKVKTVSDSMEKLGYVHHNKIMSFSTLSLPVSPSLKISDKGLIDVVKQEIVPLFYKGL is encoded by the coding sequence ATGGAGCTGGATTTAATCGTAAAAAATGTACAGGTATATAATTCTTATCTGAAAAAATTTATTCACGGGGACGTTGGTATATTGGATGGTAAATTCCTTTATATCGGTAATATTTCTGAAATTCAAGATGAAGAATTAAAAGCTAAAAAAGTTATTGACGGGCATTCTAAATATATGATTCCGGGACTTATAGATATTCATATGCATGTAGAGAGCTCTATGACAACTCCCTTTCAGTTTTCTCAGGGTGTCGCCCCCCACGGGGTTACGACGCTAGTTGCCGATCCCCACGAAATGGCAAATGTCTTTGGCATAGATGGTATAAAAGAGATGATCAATAGTTCTAAAAACAGTGCCGTAGATTTTTTCTACGGCATTCCCAGTTCGGTTCCCTCTACAAATAAGGATTTAGAAACAACAGGGGCCAGTATAGAGGCTGAAGATGTGGAAAGTCTCCTAGATATGGAGAATGTATGCTGTCTGGGAGAGGTCATGAATTTCAAGGATTTGGTAGGCGACCAAGAATCCACCATCAATAAGATAATAAAAAAAATAAAAAATAAGAAACCTCACATGAGAATAGAGGGACATTGTCCAAAAATATCCGGTTTGGATCTGGCTAGGTTTATCTATCAGGGTGTGGATGCTGATCATACACAGCAAACTCCAGCTTCTCTGGAAGAAAAAATCAAAAATGGTATGTTTATGGAGATTCAAGAAAAATCCATGACAGAAGAAAATATAAAGTATCTTGTGGAAAATGAGTTATATGAGCATTTCTGCCTTGTTACAGATGATACTATGGCCGATAAACTAGTACAAGGCCACCTAAATAAACTTGTAAAAAAAGCTATATCCATGGGAGTTCCCAAGGATATGGCAATATACGTGAGCACTTATACCCCTGCAAGAAGAATGCTCTTAGATGACAGGGGAAGTATAGCACCAGGAAAGATAGCTGATTTTGTGTTGCTAGAAAGTATAGAGGAGTTTCATATAAACAAGGTGTATAAAAATGGAAAGCTGATATTTGACGGCAAGGTAGAGTACAAAGAATCAGAAAATAAATTCCCGGAAAAATTTTATAACAGCATAAAATTGGGAATTTTGAAGGAGACTGATTTTCAGGTAAGGGCCCCTATACAAGATGGCCTAGTAGAGTGCAGGGCTATCAAAGTGATACCTCAGAGCACCTTTACAATCGAGAAAGAAACTACCCTCCCTGTAGAAAATAATAAGTTGCAGTGGGAAAATTCAGGTTATTGTCTTATCTCTGTATTCAACAGATACGGGAATGGCAAGGATAAAGCTTTTGGGCTGGTGACAGGAAGCATAATAAAAGAAGGAGCCATTGCCACTAGCTACGCCCATGATCACCATAATCTCATGGTCATGGGAAGAAATTCAAAGGACATGGTTATAGCTTCTAACTGGGTTATAGAAAACGGTGGAGGCTACTGTGTGGTAAAAGACGGCAAGATTATCGCCGGGGTAGAGCTTCCTATAGGGGGTATAATATCAGATGAAAGAATCGATCTGCTGGCAGAAAAAGTAAAAACTGTAAGTGACAGCATGGAGAAATTAGGCTATGTTCATCACAACAAGATAATGTCTTTCAGTACCCTTTCTTTACCAGTCAGTCCAAGTCTAAAAATATCCGATAAAGGATTGATAGATGTTGTCAAACAGGAAATAGTTCCTTTGTTTTACAAGGGTTTATAA
- a CDS encoding Gfo/Idh/MocA family oxidoreductase, whose protein sequence is MIRFGIIGTNVISDSFIEAGKNLENFQVTAVYSRTSDRAVTFAKKHNITNTYTDITEMASNNEIDAVYVASPNSLHCSQAIEIMKAGKHVLCEKSMGSSLAEVEEMIKTAQENGVLLMEAMKTTFLPNFKVIEENLPKIGKVRKFYGNYCQYSSRYDKFKNGEILNAFNPKFGGGALMDIGVYLVYADLKLFGKPEDVKCISNILSSGIDGEGSLILKHKTSTSVLSYSKVTDSDAPSEIQGELGNIIIEDISRGGSVKIVLRDGTTENLTLNQEENILTYEIDEFISLAMKGKKESKVNCHRLALKVAGVLEEARKQSGIIFGHE, encoded by the coding sequence ATGATTAGATTTGGGATAATAGGGACTAATGTTATAAGCGATTCGTTTATAGAGGCCGGGAAAAATCTGGAAAATTTTCAGGTGACGGCAGTTTATTCAAGAACCTCAGACAGGGCAGTGACTTTTGCTAAAAAACACAATATTACTAATACCTATACAGACATAACTGAGATGGCTTCTAACAATGAAATAGATGCGGTCTATGTGGCCAGTCCAAATTCTCTTCACTGCAGTCAGGCGATAGAGATCATGAAAGCCGGAAAACATGTCCTGTGTGAGAAATCTATGGGATCATCTCTTGCAGAAGTAGAAGAGATGATAAAAACAGCACAGGAAAATGGAGTTCTTCTGATGGAGGCCATGAAAACAACGTTTCTCCCGAATTTTAAGGTTATAGAGGAAAATCTCCCAAAGATAGGGAAGGTGAGGAAATTCTACGGAAATTACTGTCAGTATTCCTCAAGGTATGATAAGTTTAAAAATGGAGAAATTTTAAATGCTTTTAATCCAAAATTTGGTGGAGGCGCCCTTATGGATATAGGGGTATATCTTGTATATGCCGATTTGAAGTTATTTGGAAAACCGGAAGATGTGAAGTGCATATCGAATATTCTTTCATCTGGAATAGACGGTGAGGGAAGCCTTATTCTCAAGCACAAAACATCTACCTCTGTTCTTTCTTATTCAAAAGTGACAGATTCTGATGCTCCTAGTGAGATACAGGGGGAGCTAGGAAACATAATTATTGAGGATATCTCAAGGGGAGGGTCTGTGAAAATTGTTCTACGGGACGGTACAACAGAAAATCTTACTTTGAATCAGGAAGAAAACATACTCACCTATGAAATAGATGAGTTTATATCCCTTGCTATGAAGGGGAAAAAAGAATCTAAAGTAAATTGCCATCGTCTTGCACTAAAGGTTGCAGGAGTTTTGGAAGAGGCGAGGAAACAGTCTGGAATAATTTTTGGTCACGAATAA